In the genome of Raphanus sativus cultivar WK10039 chromosome 4, ASM80110v3, whole genome shotgun sequence, one region contains:
- the LOC108852503 gene encoding protein RADIALIS-like 3 has protein sequence MASSNTSWTRQENKLFERALAIYDQDTPDRWHNVARAVGGKSAEEVRRHYELLIRDVKDIDSGRYPLPTYRSNGN, from the coding sequence ATGGCTTCTTCTAACACTTCTTGGACACGTCAGGAGAACAAACTATTTGAAAGGGCTTTGGCGATATATGACCAGGACACACCCGACCGTTGGCATAACGTTGCTAGAGCAGTTGGTGGGAAATCAGCTGAAGAAGTAAGGCGACATTACGAGCTACTGATTAGGGATGTCAAAGATATTGATTCAGGGCGTTATCCGCTTCCTACCTACCGTTCAAATGGAAACTGA
- the LOC108848898 gene encoding U-box domain-containing protein 5: MAIDTIPRIEKLPHSFKMHSSMCLELNNLVDRVMSIFPDIENARPGSSSGIQTLCLLNKGLVKAKLLLQYCSESSKLYMAVTGDAILSRGCRAKKLLEQSLSDIRSMVPTVLAIKITQVVQDLRSTVLSLESSEEEEAGKAVRELMKQSTSSSDEIRVFHFAALKLQLSTPEAIVIERRSLNSLFVKCEGDKRQVLKYLLCLLKKHEKIIGRDNSFTHLGSVNDPVCASASEAGCSEEHNIDFSVASFGSSLCNIPDLSCFSCTDFSSSFTTDSPSYSKMSKGGYFMPMQTIVSESGTEVTDSTHSEVDTKLPSGSLTSLLKIAESGAEHLQEQAMNTLKNLSLSNEICLEMVSLGFIQKLTSFLQQNLFSKHSIIILSNLCNEERGRGCITETPGCLASVAELLDSDVGEEKENAISILLQLCVEKIEYCKLVVREGVDIYSSLLLISNNGTDEAKVGASELLRALEEVDSNREEEESSTPEGATTSQVVVVTPVKHQEPKKSGLLGLRFPFSRRFKSLIKA, encoded by the exons ATGGCAATTGATACCATTCCAAGGATAGAGAAGTTGCCTCATTCCTTCAAG ATGCACTCTTCCATGTGCTTAGAATTGAACAACTTAGTTGATAGGGTCATGAGCATCTTTCCTGATATAGAAAATGCTCGACCTGGATCCTCCTCAGGGATACAGACTCTATGTTTGCTCAACAAAGGTTTGGTGAAAGCTAAGCTGCTTCTTCAGTACTGCAGTGAATCCAGTAAACTCTACATGGCAGTAACAGGAGATGCTATACTCTCAAGAGGTTGTAGAGCAAAGAAGTTATTAGAGCAGAGTTTAAGTGACATCCGAAGCATGGTACCGACCGTTTTGGCTATAAAG ATAACTCAGGTAGTTCAAGATCTAAGATCAACTGTGCTATCTCTAGAatcatctgaagaagaagaagctgggaAAGCTGTTAGAGAACTGATGAAACAGAGCACATCTTCCTCTGATGAGATCAGAGTTTTTCATTTTGCAGCGTTAAAGCTCCAGCTTTCAACTCCTGAGGCCATCGTGATTGAGAGAAGATCCCTGAACTCGCTTTTCGTCAAGTGTGAAGGGGACAAGAGACAGGTTTTGAAGTATCTTCTCTGTCTCCTGAAGAAGCATGAGAAAATTATAGGGAGAGATAACTCTTTCACACATCTTGGGTCTGTGAATGATCCTGTGTGTGCTAGTGCTTCAGAAGCCGGGTGTTCTGAGGAGCATAACATTGACTTCTCCGTTGCTAGTTTTGGAAGCTCTCTGTGCAATATCCCTGATCTCAGCTGCTTCTCTTGTACTGATTTCAGCTCCAGCTTCACCACTGATTCTCCATCTTACTCTAAAATGTCAAAGGGTGGTTACTTCATGCCAATGCAGACGATCGTTTCTGAATCAGGAACTGAAGTCACAGATTCTACTCACAGCGAGGTGGACACTAAGCTTCCATCAGGCTCTCTAACTTCCCTTCTGAAGATTGCAGAGTCTGGAGCAGAACATCTCCAGGAACAAGCTATGAACACACTCAAGAACCTCTCCTTGAGCAATGAGATTTGTCTAGAAATGGTTTCTCTCGGTTTCATCCAGAAGCTCACATCTTTCTTGCAACAAAACTTGTTCAGCAAGCACTCAATCATCATTCTGAGTAATCTCTGCAACGAGGAGAGAGGACGGGGTTGCATAACCGAAACACCTGGTTGTTTAGCTTCAGTAGCTGAACTACTAGACTCAGATGTTGGAGAGGAGAAAGAGAATGCAATCTCCATCCTCTTACAGCTCTGTGTGGAGAAGATAGAGTATTGCAAACTTGTCGTGAGAGAAGGCGTTGATATTTACTCGTCTCTTCTCTTGATATCCAACAATGGAACTGATGAAGCCAAGGTGGGTGCATCAGAGTTGCTCAGAGCTCTTGAAGAAGTAGATTccaacagagaagaagaagagtcttCCACACCAGAAGGTGCAACTACTTCACAGGTTGTTGTTGTTACTCCAGTTAAGCATCAGGAACCGAAGAAGTCTGGTCTTCTTGGGCTCAGATTCCCATTCTCAAGAAGAtttaaaagtttgataaaagCATAA
- the LOC108848899 gene encoding transcription factor BEE 2 gives MDLTGLKWLQQQQQMVSPEFLQMLGSDGREELRRVETYLGKNIFDTIDGCISRTSSFQTEPVKNNEENRAVALLNKRKSEGKTETREKKKKKIKAEDETESSMKGKSNMSNTETSSDIHKQDYIHVRARRGEATDRHSLAERARREKISKKMKCLQDIVPGCNKVTGKAGMLDEIINYVQSLQQQVEFLSMKLSVLNPQLEFHINELSMMADLRSFPLHQQGSLDYSVMNSNQTTSLVVKNDAFSSWDIHSQCPYNNLRTDPVSNFFSLK, from the exons ATGGACTTGACTGGACTTAAATggctgcaacaacaacaacaaatggTTTCACCTGAGTTTCTTCAGATGCTTGGCTCAGATGGGAGAGAAGAGCTCAGAAGGGTTGAGACTTATTtgggaaaaaatatttttgatactATTGATGGCTGCATCTCCAGGACAAGTAGCTTCCAAACGGAACCAGTGAAGAACAATGAAGAAAACAGAGCCGTTGCCTTGCTGAACAAGAGAAAATCTGAG GGCAAGACAGAaacaagagagaagaagaagaagaagatcaaagcagAGGATGAAACAGAGTCAAGCATGAAAGGAAAATCAAACATGAGCAACACAGAGACATCCTCAGACATTCACAAACAAGATTACATCCATGTGAGAGCTAGAAGAGGTGAAGCCACTGACAGACATAGCTTAGCAGAAAGG gCAAGGAGAGAAAAGATAAGCAAGAAGATGAAATGTCTTCAAGACATTGTTCCTGGATGCAACAAAGTTACTGGTAAAGCCGGTATGCTTGATGAGATCATCAACTATGTCCAGTCTCTGCAACAACAAGTCGAGTTCTTGTCCATGAAACTCTCTGTTTTAAATCCACAGCTTGAGTTTCATATCAATGAATTATCCATGATGGCGGATCTAAGGTCTTTTCCATTACAccagcaaggatctctagaTTACTCAGTCATGAACTCAAACCAAACCACATCTCTCGTCGTT AAAAATGATGCATTTTCAAGCTGGGATATTCACTCACAGTGTCCTTACAACAACTTGCGAACCGATCCTGTTTCAAATTTCTTCAGCCTCAAGTAA